The Pocillopora verrucosa isolate sample1 chromosome 2, ASM3666991v2, whole genome shotgun sequence genome has a segment encoding these proteins:
- the LOC131792871 gene encoding circumsporozoite protein encodes MVKFDPPSQGRRRMRSCGPPQMLGVEAPPWSHPLPNHLPPRFPPIPPGRHCRLKRPRVRFSASSNRPVPSPMNMIPSAWPNNDRYYTNQRNGAPTKHTPYPNYPVGLSPGVAPWMRPSVPNNGPIPSSMNIMPNAWPHASMCYTDRAKSVPAKLNPHAYNPAGPSRGVEPRPRPFFSNNRPTPSPMNIMPNAWPNANMCYMDQGNGVSAVQNPDAGNPIGPMPGVMPWPQPFISSNTWQTPSPLNVRPNTWTNNNVPDMDQGFQIPAEQNPFPYNNVGPGPIQVQQLSSYPTVPYAEQSPNVQSHTVNPPETVDP; translated from the exons ATGGTTAAATTCGATCCACCAAGCCAAGGGCGGAGGCGGATGCGGTCATGCGGTCCTCCTCAAATGCTTGGGGTGGAGGCACCTCCGTGGAGCCATCCCCTGCCAAACCATCTCCCACCAAGGTTCCCTCCCATCCCACCAG GGAGACATTGCAGGTTGAAAAGACCAAGGGTGCGGTTTTCTGCTTCCAGTAACCGGCCAGTTCCCTCGCCGATGAACATGATACCCAGCGCGTGGCCAAATAACGATAGATATTACACGAACCAAAGAAACGGAGCCCCTACAAAACATACCCCTTATCCCAATTATCCCGTGGGGCTGTCACCAGGAGTTGCACCTTGGATGCGGCCTTCTGTTCCAAACAACGGGCCTATTCCATCATCGATGAACATTATGCCCAATGCTTGGCCACATGCAAGCATGTGTTACACGGACCGAGCAAAAAGTGTCCCTGCAAAACTGAATCCACATGCCTATAATCCTGCGGGGCCTTCACGAGGGGTAGAACCACGGCCTCGGCCTTTTTTCTCCAACAACAGGCCGACTCCTTCACCGATGAATATTATGCCCAATGCTTGGCCAAATGCCAACATGTGTTACATGGACCAAGGAAACGGTGTATCTGCCGTGCAGAATCCAGATGCTGGCAATCCCATAGGGCCTATGCCAGGAGTAATGCCGTGGCCACAGCCCTTCATTTCTTCCAACACTTGGCAGACTCCTTCACCATTGAACGTTAGGCCAAACACATGGACAAATAACAACGTGCCTGACATGGACCAAGGATTTCAGATACCTGCGGAGCAAAATCCATTTCCTTATAACAACGTTGGACCCGGCCCGATACAAGTTCAACAGTTATCATCATACCCAACAG TACCTTATGCGGAGCAGTCTCCAAATGTGCAAAGCCATACTGTTAATCCACCAGAAACTGTGGATCCTTGA